The following coding sequences lie in one Mycobacterium sp. DL440 genomic window:
- a CDS encoding glycine-rich domain-containing protein: MTDTRLGRSPRSPAEWVREIDRRTTALERSQTARIGPWVLSAPNGRLVATRPGEGALEVGQVPTPEVVDLSARGSVVSDMNTGDLATAVGMPDVDPEAPPTLDEIRQWMVSHLFGPVSPGRIQQLPWAHLGGGTAELLDDPGFDAASTFNSGDPNITRNAEFGRSKPGSAEIVANGVAHLVVSNLIAVEQGEKLPVGAWVFYEELAASAAPVRVSVRAYHRAADDSLTLLSTAQVAALTATSGESADHPDQDDDWVWLGATYTVPGPVGGLPVTDVVLEVKVTEDATGGTINVDDATVTKTRDGMPQDWILDLVPDLSNLGDWIEEVVDKALEGLGIPPIGSLFDKMLDFQDGLADLDNMAGTAWTNANNALTDLANKLGISDWDDWLADATSGWQALLNKFKGGTGATLNDIPTALNNAGQGVRDAIVQALGGTGTGHTAADVLAALQNIPKAAVDGLTDLSTQSNQIIEILAGNVVTPIDSAVQAVKDWWNSWFGGGSSNAIPLSQKGAINGVAPLDGNRLIPSIYIPASSGGGGESVPNDHILFTLPADQNIPSGAATALTGWEQAGSLAATFDDGTNTRFTLPKTGWWDIQSQVVWESSTTGKRQSAIRRTLSSGSVVPATDGADASDNPSWGVRNKIRDLQEVGVRDSLAATDKFSIEAFQNSGGALDVVAGYPDGTYVLAVYIGQEEEEFNPNAEENVARTNAPVSGGASGCWVTLGGGGGGGGAPLQTGSGRGGGGGGSGAVIPRVWIPIAALGADYSVVVGSQGATGANGGASQFSSGSITLTAGGGSGGASGTAGGAAGSGGTASATGFSAATTNGNAGTAGTSGSGSSTQGIGGSDPGGLTGCNGGDGGYRATSGVSPSGSPGQSGYTLIEWE, translated from the coding sequence GTGACTGACACCAGGTTGGGGCGGTCGCCGCGTTCGCCTGCTGAGTGGGTGCGTGAGATTGATCGGCGTACGACGGCGCTGGAGCGGTCTCAGACGGCCCGGATTGGGCCGTGGGTGCTGTCGGCGCCGAACGGGCGGCTGGTGGCCACCAGGCCCGGTGAGGGGGCGCTGGAGGTCGGTCAGGTGCCGACGCCGGAGGTTGTGGACCTCAGTGCTCGCGGGTCGGTGGTGTCGGACATGAACACCGGCGATTTGGCGACTGCGGTGGGTATGCCGGATGTGGATCCTGAGGCTCCGCCGACGTTGGATGAGATCCGCCAGTGGATGGTGTCGCATCTGTTCGGGCCGGTGTCGCCGGGCCGGATCCAGCAGTTGCCGTGGGCGCATCTGGGTGGTGGGACGGCGGAGTTGTTGGACGACCCGGGGTTCGATGCGGCGTCGACGTTCAACTCGGGTGATCCGAACATCACACGCAACGCGGAGTTCGGCCGGTCGAAGCCGGGTTCGGCGGAGATCGTCGCGAATGGTGTGGCGCACCTGGTGGTTTCGAACCTGATCGCGGTCGAGCAGGGCGAGAAGTTGCCGGTTGGTGCGTGGGTGTTCTACGAGGAGCTGGCGGCGTCGGCCGCTCCGGTGCGTGTGTCGGTCCGGGCGTACCACCGCGCGGCCGACGACTCCCTGACGTTGTTGTCCACCGCGCAGGTCGCGGCGCTCACCGCGACGTCGGGGGAGTCAGCGGATCATCCTGATCAGGACGACGATTGGGTGTGGCTCGGCGCGACGTACACGGTGCCGGGCCCGGTCGGCGGCCTCCCAGTGACGGACGTGGTGCTCGAGGTCAAGGTCACCGAGGACGCGACCGGCGGCACCATCAACGTCGACGACGCCACGGTCACCAAGACGCGGGACGGGATGCCGCAGGACTGGATTCTCGACCTGGTCCCCGACCTCTCGAATCTGGGCGATTGGATTGAGGAGGTCGTCGACAAAGCGTTGGAGGGCCTGGGTATTCCGCCGATCGGGTCGCTGTTCGACAAGATGCTCGACTTTCAGGACGGCCTGGCCGACCTCGACAACATGGCCGGGACCGCGTGGACCAACGCCAACAACGCGCTCACGGACCTCGCGAACAAGCTCGGGATCTCCGATTGGGACGACTGGCTGGCCGACGCTACCTCTGGTTGGCAAGCGTTGCTCAACAAGTTCAAAGGCGGTACGGGCGCCACCCTGAACGATATTCCGACTGCCCTGAACAATGCAGGCCAGGGCGTCCGGGACGCGATCGTGCAAGCCCTGGGCGGCACCGGCACCGGGCACACCGCAGCCGATGTGCTGGCGGCATTGCAGAACATCCCGAAAGCCGCAGTCGATGGCCTGACTGACCTGTCTACGCAGTCGAATCAAATCATCGAGATTCTTGCTGGAAACGTCGTTACACCAATCGACTCAGCGGTGCAGGCCGTGAAGGATTGGTGGAACTCCTGGTTCGGCGGAGGCTCATCGAACGCCATTCCGCTGTCGCAGAAGGGTGCGATCAACGGTGTTGCGCCGCTTGATGGAAACCGGTTAATCCCGTCGATCTACATTCCCGCTAGCTCCGGCGGCGGTGGAGAGAGTGTGCCGAACGATCACATTCTGTTCACGCTGCCTGCGGATCAGAACATCCCGTCCGGTGCGGCTACGGCACTCACAGGCTGGGAGCAGGCCGGCAGCTTGGCGGCGACGTTCGATGATGGAACCAATACACGGTTCACGCTCCCGAAAACGGGGTGGTGGGATATCCAGTCGCAGGTGGTTTGGGAGTCGTCTACGACAGGTAAACGGCAGTCTGCGATTAGGCGGACGCTATCGAGCGGTTCTGTGGTACCGGCTACCGATGGGGCTGACGCGTCCGATAACCCATCGTGGGGTGTTCGGAACAAGATTCGGGACTTGCAGGAGGTTGGGGTTAGGGATTCGTTGGCTGCGACGGACAAGTTTTCGATCGAGGCGTTCCAGAACTCCGGGGGCGCGTTGGACGTGGTTGCCGGATATCCCGACGGCACTTACGTGTTGGCGGTATACATCGGTCAGGAAGAGGAAGAGTTCAACCCGAACGCTGAAGAGAATGTTGCGCGCACCAACGCTCCCGTATCGGGTGGCGCGTCCGGTTGCTGGGTCACGCTTGGCGGTGGTGGCGGTGGCGGCGGAGCCCCACTGCAGACGGGCTCAGGGCGTGGTGGCGGTGGCGGCGGATCTGGCGCGGTCATCCCCAGGGTGTGGATTCCTATTGCCGCACTCGGTGCCGACTACAGCGTGGTTGTGGGCTCGCAAGGGGCAACAGGTGCCAATGGCGGAGCTTCTCAGTTCTCGTCTGGGTCGATCACTTTGACAGCCGGTGGCGGTTCCGGGGGCGCGAGCGGCACTGCCGGAGGAGCGGCCGGGTCGGGTGGCACCGCCAGTGCCACCGGATTCTCGGCGGCCACAACCAACGGCAACGCGGGAACCGCAGGTACCTCCGGGAGCGGCAGCTCAACCCAGGGTATCGGCGGCAGCGATCCAGGCGGGCTGACGGGGTGCAATGGTGGCGACGGTGGCTACAGGGCAACGTCTGGAGTCAGTCCGTCTGGCAGTCCGGGGCAGTCCGGCTACACCCTCATTGAATGGGAGTGA